From the Lancefieldella sp. Marseille-Q7238 genome, one window contains:
- the ygeW gene encoding knotted carbamoyltransferase YgeW, whose amino-acid sequence MADTIQPYLDELAKLDFSKMYNEDFLLTWEKSTDELRALYAVADALRNLRERNISTRLFESGLAVSLFRDNSTRTRFSYASGSNLLGLQLMDLDEGKSQIAHGETVRETATMISFMADVIGIRDDKFIGKGDAYMREVSASVKQAFEDGVLDHRPTLVSLQSDMDHPTQSTADILYLINEFGGLENLRGKKVAVTWAYSPSYGKPLSCPQSLITLLPRFGMDVTLAHPEGYDLMPELVDVAGKFAAESGATFTKTYNMAEAFEGADIVIPKSWAPYAAMEKRTNLYAAGDDAGIDALEKELLAENATHKDWCCTADLMAKTAHGMDTIYMHPLPADINGVSCEHGEVENEVFDYHRDGLYKEASYKPYAIAAMIFLQKAKDPIATLKALEQGNTPRWFQA is encoded by the coding sequence ATGGCCGACACCATCCAGCCGTATCTTGATGAGCTTGCAAAGCTTGACTTTTCCAAGATGTACAACGAGGACTTCCTTTTGACGTGGGAGAAGTCAACCGATGAGCTGAGGGCACTCTATGCAGTTGCCGATGCACTGCGCAATCTTCGCGAGCGCAATATTTCCACCCGCCTCTTTGAGTCCGGTCTTGCCGTTTCACTCTTCCGCGACAATTCAACCCGCACACGTTTTTCCTATGCGTCGGGCTCTAACCTTCTTGGTCTCCAGCTGATGGATTTGGATGAGGGCAAGTCTCAGATTGCTCACGGTGAGACCGTCCGCGAGACTGCGACGATGATTTCCTTCATGGCCGATGTTATTGGCATCCGTGACGATAAGTTCATCGGCAAGGGCGACGCCTATATGCGCGAGGTATCTGCCTCCGTCAAGCAGGCTTTTGAAGATGGCGTTTTGGATCACCGTCCAACGCTGGTATCCCTTCAGTCCGATATGGACCACCCCACTCAGTCCACGGCTGACATCCTCTACCTCATCAACGAGTTTGGCGGCCTTGAGAATCTTCGTGGTAAGAAAGTTGCCGTTACGTGGGCATATTCGCCTTCCTACGGCAAGCCGCTCTCTTGCCCGCAGTCTCTCATCACCCTTCTTCCTCGCTTTGGTATGGACGTTACCTTGGCACATCCCGAGGGTTACGACCTCATGCCAGAGCTTGTGGATGTGGCCGGTAAGTTTGCTGCCGAGTCCGGGGCAACCTTTACAAAGACGTACAACATGGCAGAGGCCTTTGAGGGCGCTGACATTGTCATTCCTAAGAGCTGGGCTCCGTATGCCGCCATGGAGAAGCGTACCAATCTCTACGCCGCCGGCGATGACGCGGGTATTGATGCTCTGGAGAAGGAGCTTCTCGCTGAAAATGCCACTCACAAGGATTGGTGCTGCACGGCCGATCTTATGGCAAAGACGGCTCATGGTATGGATACCATCTATATGCACCCGCTGCCTGCAGACATCAACGGTGTTTCTTGTGAGCACGGCGAAGTGGAAAATGAGGTCTTTGATTATCACCGCGATGGTCTTTATAAAGAGGCTTCTTACAAGCCATACGCTATTGCCGCAATGATTTTCTTGCAGAAGGCAAAGGATCCCATTGCTACACTTAAAGCACTTGAGCAGGGCAATACCCCTCGCTGGTTCCAGGCGTAA
- the arcC gene encoding carbamate kinase: MGKRIVIALGGNALGKNLPEQMIAVKHTAKAIVDLIEQGNEVVIAHGNGPQVGMIQEAMTQLTRFDPEKYIPCPLSVCVAMSQGYIGYDLQNALREEMLNRGINKSAATVLTQVEVDGNDPAFKNPTKPIGSFMTKEEADKMVAERGYDVVEDAGRGYRRVVASPQPVSIVELDTIRSLIETGNVVIACGGGGIPVFKTEGNHLKGAAAVIDKDFAAARLAEQVNADALIILTAVEKVAIHFGTPKQEDLSELTAETAKAYIEAGEFAPGSMLPKVEAALQFAQSGEGRTSLITLLDKAADGIAGKTGTVVRG, translated from the coding sequence ATGGGAAAGCGTATTGTGATTGCTCTGGGCGGCAATGCTCTGGGCAAAAATCTGCCCGAGCAGATGATCGCGGTGAAGCATACGGCTAAGGCAATCGTTGACTTGATTGAACAGGGCAATGAGGTCGTCATTGCTCATGGCAACGGTCCTCAGGTCGGCATGATCCAGGAGGCCATGACGCAGCTGACGCGTTTTGATCCCGAGAAGTACATTCCGTGTCCACTTTCCGTGTGCGTTGCCATGAGCCAGGGCTATATTGGCTACGACCTCCAGAACGCCCTTCGTGAAGAGATGCTTAACCGCGGTATCAATAAGAGCGCTGCTACCGTACTGACTCAGGTTGAGGTCGATGGCAATGACCCGGCGTTTAAGAATCCCACCAAACCTATCGGATCGTTCATGACCAAGGAAGAGGCCGACAAGATGGTCGCTGAGCGTGGCTATGACGTCGTCGAAGACGCGGGGCGCGGATACCGTCGCGTAGTAGCGTCGCCTCAACCTGTTTCAATCGTTGAGCTGGATACCATTCGTTCCCTCATTGAGACCGGCAACGTTGTCATCGCGTGTGGGGGCGGTGGCATCCCCGTCTTTAAGACCGAGGGCAATCACCTTAAAGGCGCTGCTGCCGTTATCGACAAGGACTTTGCTGCCGCGCGCCTTGCCGAGCAGGTGAACGCCGATGCTCTGATTATCCTGACGGCCGTTGAGAAGGTCGCTATCCACTTTGGCACGCCCAAGCAGGAGGATCTTTCCGAGCTTACCGCAGAGACTGCCAAGGCCTACATTGAGGCGGGGGAATTTGCTCCCGGTTCCATGTTGCCAAAAGTTGAGGCGGCTTTACAGTTCGCGCAGTCCGGCGAGGGTCGTACATCTCTTATTACGCTGCTTGATAAAGCCGCTGACGGCATTGCCGGCAAGACCGGCACCGTGGTCCGCGGATAA
- a CDS encoding nucleotidyltransferase family protein, giving the protein MTRIGCIVMASGASRRFGSNKLMAELDGKPLIRHVIETALAAGLEPIVVTVDDAFHAPVIALCRQLRVRVATHDGMLQSDTVRRGMQEADVDAAAGKPWSGAVFLQGDQPLVSTASLKALLASFEARPDMVSRLAWHKTPGSPVVFPAVLFDALRKVAGNAGGSGVFAEHPEYKASAVLVEAACAEELMDVDTPLELERLARAIRISASISGLTTERLGVD; this is encoded by the coding sequence GTGACACGTATCGGGTGCATAGTCATGGCCTCCGGTGCGTCTCGGCGCTTTGGCTCGAACAAGCTTATGGCAGAGCTGGACGGTAAACCCCTTATCCGGCACGTCATTGAAACGGCTTTGGCTGCGGGTTTGGAGCCTATTGTAGTTACCGTTGACGACGCGTTTCACGCACCGGTAATCGCGCTCTGCCGGCAGCTGCGCGTGCGTGTTGCTACACATGACGGTATGTTGCAAAGCGATACTGTCCGTCGCGGGATGCAGGAGGCAGACGTTGATGCGGCAGCTGGAAAACCGTGGTCGGGAGCGGTGTTTCTTCAGGGCGACCAGCCGCTTGTGAGCACTGCAAGTCTGAAGGCACTTCTCGCCAGCTTTGAGGCGCGCCCGGATATGGTTTCGCGTCTGGCATGGCACAAGACACCAGGAAGCCCCGTGGTATTTCCCGCTGTCTTGTTCGATGCCTTGCGCAAGGTCGCAGGAAATGCGGGAGGCTCGGGCGTGTTTGCAGAACATCCGGAGTATAAGGCGTCAGCCGTGCTTGTTGAGGCGGCGTGCGCTGAAGAGCTCATGGACGTTGATACTCCTCTGGAGCTCGAGCGCCTTGCGCGGGCGATACGAATATCGGCATCTATAAGCGGTTTAACGACCGAGAGATTGGGAGTTGACTGA